In the genome of Microbacterium paraoxydans, the window TCCGATACCCGCTCGCTCTCGGCCAGGGCAACTTCGGCTCCCCCGGAAACATGGGCGCGGCGGCACCGCGGTACACCGAGACGAAAATGGCCCCGCTCGCGCTCGAGATGGTGCGCGACATCGAAGAGGACACCGTCGACTTCGCCGACAACTACGACGGTCAGACCCAGGAGCCGACGGTTCTGCCGTCCCGGTTCCCGAACCTCCTCGTCAACGGCTCGGTCGGCATCGCGGTCGGCATGGCGACCAACATCCCGCCGCACAACCTCCGTGAGGTATCCGATGCCGCGCTGTGGGCGCTGGACAACCCGGACCTCCCCCGGGAGCAGCTGCTGGACGGGCTGATCCAGCGCATCCCCGGACCGGACTTCCCGACCGGCGCGCAGATCCTCGGCACGAAGGGCATCCACGAGGCGTACCGCACCGGCCGCGGCTCGATCACGATGCGCGCGGTCGTCAACGTCGAGGAGATCCAGGGGCGGACCTGCCTGGTCATCACCGAGCTGCCGTACCAGGTGAACCCCGACAACGTGGCCGTCAAGATCGGCGACCTCGCGCGCGACGGCAAGATCACCGGCATCGCCGACATCCGCGACGAGTCCTCGGACCGCACGGGTCAGCGCCTCGTCGTCGTGCTCAAGCGCGATGCCGTGGCGAAGGTGGTGCTGAACAACCTCTACAAGCACACGCAGCTGCAGGAGAACTTCGGCGCGAACATGCTCGCGATCGTGGACGGCGTGCCCCGGACGCTCGCGATCGACGGCTTCATCTCGAACTGGATCGCCCACCAGATCGACGTCATCGTGCGACGGACGCAGTTCCGGCTGAACGAGGCCGAGAAGCGCATGCACATCCTGCGCGGCTACCTGAAGGCGCTCGACGCGCTCGATGAGGTGATCGCGCTCATCCGCCGGTCGCAGACGACCCAAGATGCGAACGAGGGTCTGCAGAAGCTCCTCGACATCGACGAGATCCAGGCCGATGCGATCCTGCAGATGCAGCTCCGTCGCCTCGCCGCACTGGAGCGTCAGAAGATCATCGACCAGGCGAACGAGCTCGAGGCGCTCATCGCGGACTACAAGGCGATCCTCGCCGATGAGGGCCGGCAGCGGACGATCATCCGCGAAGAGCTCACCGCGATCGTCGACCGGTTCGGGGACGAGCGGCGCACGCACATCCTGCACGGCTTCGACGGCGACGTCTCGATGGAAGACCTCATCGCCGAGGAGGAGATGGTCGTCACCGTCACGCGCGAGGGCTACATCAAGCGCACGCGCAGCGACAACTACCGTTCGCAGCACCGGGGTGGCAAGGGCGTCAAGGGCGCCCAGCTCCGCGCCGACGACATCGTTGAGCACTTCTTCGTCACGACGACCCATCACTGGCTGCTGTTCTTCACCGACAAGGGCCGGGTCTACCGCGCGAAGACGTACGAGGTGCCGGAGGCCGGGCGTGACGCGAAGGGCACGCACGTCGCGAACCTCCTCGCGCTGCAGCCGGACGAGAGCATCGCGCAGGTCCTCGACATCCGCGACTACGCGGTGGCCGACTACCTCGTCCTCGCCACGCGCGAAGGCCTGGTCAAGAAGACCCGCCTCGACAACTACGACACCAACCGCCAGGGCGGCGTGATCGCGATCCGGCTGAACGACGAGGACGAGCTGGTCAGCGCCCTCCTCGTCAACGCCGAGGACGACATCCTCCTCATCAGCCGCAAGGGCATGTCGGTGCGGTTCCAGGCGACCGACGAGGCCCTGCGCCCGATGGGTCGCGCCACCGCCGGCGTGAAGGGCATGAAGTTCCGCGAGGGCGACAGCCTGCTGTCCGCTTCGGTCGCCGCACTCGGGAAGTATGTGTTCGTCGTGACCGACGGCGGCTATGCCAAGCGCACCGCCGTCAAGGAATACCGGGTCCAGGGGCGCGGCGGATACGGCATCAAGGTCGCCAAGCTGAACGACGATCGGGGCACTCTCGCGGGCGGTCTGATCGTGTCCGAGGACGACGAGGTCTTGGTGGTTCTGTCCAGCGGCAAGGTGGTACGCTCTGCCGTGGCCGAGGTCCCCGCCAAGGGTCGCGACACCATGGGAGTGGTGTTCGCCCGCACGACGGAGGCCGACCGCATCCTCGCCATCGCCCGGAACGGTGAGCGTGGTCTCACCGAAGAGGAGACCGAGCCGGATGCCGATGCCGAGGCCCCCCAGACGACTGAGACACCCGAGGATACAGACGCATGAGCACAGTGGCCGACAAGCTGGCGAAGAAGTCGACACGGAAAACCGGCGGTAAGCAGGTCCGTCTGCGGCTCGTCTACGTCGACTTCTGGTCCGCCGTGAAGCTCTCCTTCCTGGGAGCGGTCGCGCTGGCCGTCGTCACGATGGTGTCGTTCTTCCTGATCTTCCTCGTGTTGCAGGCCACCGGCATCATGTCCACCGCCGACGAGTTCGTGCGCAGCTTCACCGACGGCGCCATCCCGCTGTCCGAGCTGGTGGGGCTGCCGCAGGTCATGGCGTTCGCCGCCGTCGTCGCGATCCTCAACCTCATCGTGTTCACGGTGCTCGGCGCCGTCGTCGCCGGAATCTACAACCTGGCCGTGAAGGTCACCGGCGGGCTGCTCGTCGGCTTCATGTCGAACTGAGCCTCCGAGACCCCGTCTTCCCGCCGAGACCCCGGCCTGCACACGGATGCAGGCCGGGGTTTCGGCGATAGGACGGGGTTTCGACGGGTGGGGGTAGGGAAAACCCGAACGGGAGTGTCCGGCTGACTCGGTGGGCGCGGTCGCGCGGCGGCCCTACCGTGGAAGCATGACCACACAGACTGCGACCCCCGCGGCCGCTGCGACCGGGAGGCCGCCGCTGCGCATCCCCCTCACGATCCTGCATCTCGCCGGCGTCGGGGTGATCGGGGGCGCCATCTTCGGGATGCTCGGCGGGCTCCTCGGCACCGGGCTCGGCCTCCTCTTCGTCTTCGGCGTCGGCATCGTGGTGCTCGTAGGCCTCGTGTACGCGCTCTTCGGCGTCGGCTGGTTCGAGATCGCCCGCATCGCCGGCCTGTACCGGGTGCCGAACGCCCCGCTGCGGCTCCAGCCCCGGGACCAGCCGGGCTTCGGCGGCTGGCTCCGCTCCCTCGGGCGGCAGGCCATCGACGGACGGATGTGGCGCGCGGTCGCGAACTTCGCCATCACCGCCGTCCTCGGGTTCGTGGTGCTCCGGCTGTTCTGGGCCTTCCTCTGGTCGATCTTCATCGCCTTCGCCCCGCTGACGTCGGTAGAGACGATCATCGGTCCCTTCGGTGGCGGGCAGATCCCGGTGTCCTGGGCGCTCCTGATCGGTATCCTCGGCGCGCTCGCCTCGGCGGCCGGCATCATCGGCCTCGCGCTCCTGGCTCGCACGCTGGCGCTGGCGATCGTCGCCCGGGCCCGGGAGGTCGAGCTCACCGAGCGTGTGCGGGCATCCACCGCCCAGCGGGAGGGAGCGGTCCGCGCGGCCGACCTGGAACGGACGCGGATCGAGCGCGACCTGCACGACGGCGTCCAGCCGCGGCTCGTCTCGGTCGGGATGACGCTGGGCCTCGCCCAGCAGAAGATAGACACCGACCCCGACGCCGCGAAGGAGCTCATCTCCGAGGCGCACACGTCGACGAAGGCAGCGATCACCGAGCTCCGGCAGCTCGCACGAGGCATCCACGCGTCGGTGCTCGACGACCGCGGCCTGGACGCCGCACTGTCGGCGCTCGCCAGCCGCTCCCCCATCCCCGTGCAGTTGGACGTGCGGATGGACCCTTCGACAAGCTCAGGGACCCAGGGTCGCGGCTCAGGGACCCAGGGTGGCGGCTCAGGGACCCAGGGTGGCGGCTCAGGGACCCAGGGGTACGGCTCAGGGACCCAGGGTGGCGGCTCAGGGACCCAGGGGTACGGCTCAGGGACCCAGGGTGGCGGCTCGGGGAGCCAGGGTTACGGCTCCGGGGCCGCGCGGCCGGGGCGCGATGCGGAGGCGGCGGTGTACTTCTCCATCGCCGAGTCGCTGACCAACGCGGCGAAGCACTCCCGAGCGAGCGAAGCGCGCGTCACGGTCCGGCTCCGTGAGGGGAACACCCTCTGGGCGCGGGTCGAGGACAACGGCATGGGCGGCGCCCAGGTGATCCCGGGCGGAGGCCTCGACGGCATCGCGAACCGGATCCTCGCCGCCGGCGGGACCTTTCGACTCGACAGCCCCCAGGGCGGTCCGACCAGCCTGGAGGTGAACGTGCCATGCGCATCCTGATCTGCGAGGATTCCGTCCTCCTGCGCGAGGGCCTGGTGCGCCTCCTCGAAGACGCAGGCCACGAGGTGGTCGCCGCGCTCACCGACACGACCGGTCTTCGCGAGGCCGTGCTCTCGACCACGCCCGACCTCTGCATCCTGGACGTGCGGCTGCCGCCCACCTTCACGGACGAGGGCATCCGCGCGGCCCTGGATCTGCGGGCCATGCACCCGGCGCTCGCCATCCTCGTGCTCTCGCAGTACGTGGAGGAGCGCTACGCGTCCGACCTCATCGCCGCGCAGGGCGGTCCGCTCGGCTATCTCCTGAAGGACCGGGTGGCGGACGTCGCCGAGTTCATCGATTCGGTGCAGCGCATCGCCGACGGCGCCACGGTGCTGGACCCGGAAGTGGTGGCTCAGCTCCTGACCCGGCGGAACCGCGACGACCGCATGATGCGGCTCACCGAGCGGGAGCGCACCGTGCTGGCCCTGCTCGCCGAGGGCAAGTCGAACCAGGCGATCGCCGGCCTCCTCTTCCTCTCGGCGGCGAGCGTCGAGAAGCACATCACCTCCATCTTCCAGAAGCTGGGCTTCGAACAGGACGAGTCGGGCAACCGCCGCGTGCTCGCCGCCCTCGCCCACCTCGAGAACACGGGCGGCACGACGCCGCCGAACGGCCAGACAGGAGTCACACGATGACCACCGAGAACACCGGAGCACAGGGGGGACACACCCCGATCACTCCTCCCCCGCCGCCGTCCGCGGCCTTACCCACGCCGGCGCCCGGCGCGCCCGGACCCCAGCGCTCGTCCGGAGCGACGGCGGTGATGATCGTCACCGCCGTGGTCGGTGGGATCGCCCTGCTCGGAGCCGGAGGCACGGCGGCCGTCGCGGCGACCGGCACCCTCCTCTCCTCCAGCCGGCCGGATTCGGTGCAGACGGTGGACGTCGACGGCGTCACCGCGATCGATCTCGACGCCGACGCGAGTATGGTCCGCATCGACTTCGGCGATGTGGACGCGGCGGAGCTCTCCGTGACCAACGGCCGCGGTTCGTGGACGTTCGAGCGCGAGGCGGACGAGCTCGTCGTCCGGAGTCCTCGGCCGGCCTTCGGCTGGTGGTTCGGCAACTGGTTCGGCGACGACGAGCGTGCCGTCCTCACCCTTCCGGAGGAGCTCAGCGGCTCCGACCTCGACGCGAGTCTCACGCTCGATGCCGGCGCTCTCGACGTCTCCGGTGAGTTCGGCACGCTGGAGGTCCAGATCAACGCCGGATCCCTCGACGTCTCCGGTGCGGCCTCGGCCTTCGATGTGCAGATGAATGCGGGACGCGCGGACGTCCTCCTGGACGGCGTCGACCAGGCGGATCTCGGCATCGCTGCAGGCGATCTGACGGTGGAGCTGACCGGCGATGCGCCGACGACGACCACGATCGACGTGAGCGCCGGATCGCTGAATCTGACCCTTCCCGACGTGGAGTATCGGATCAGTCAGGACGTCAACGCGGGCTCGTTCGATGCCCGGGTCGACGAGTCCCCGAGCGCTCGCCGCACGATCGACGTGTCCGTGTCGGCCGGCAGCGTGGACGTCAGTCCGGGACGGTGACCCGGCCGAGGGCGAGGATCCCGGAGGGGGTCCTCGCCCTCGATTCGGATTTTCGCCGAAACTCCGGTAAAGTTCTGGAGGTTGACGGGGCTATAGCTCAGGCGGTTAGAGCGCTTCACTGATAATGAAGAGGTCCCAGGTTCAAGTCCTGGTAGCCCCACCCTTTCAATTCAAGAATTCCCTCACGGGGCCTTAGCTCAGTTGGTAGAGCGCCTGCTTTGCAAGCAGGATGTCAGGAGTTCGAATCTCCTAGGCTCCACCATCCTCTCCCTCACCGGTCGGCCGGCGTGAGTTCGTGCGGCGCCGTGTTCAGTCGCTCGGCCCCGTCTGCCGTCACGACCACGATGTCCTCGATGCGGGCTCCCCACTCGTCGGCGAAGTAGATGCCGGGCTCGATGCTGAAGGCCATGCCCTCGCGGAGCACGAGGTCGTTGCCGGGCGCGATGTAGGGCTCCTCGTGCACCGAGACGCCGATCCCGTGACCCGTGCGATGCAGGAACGCGTCGCCGAGCCCCGCCTCCGCGAGAACCGAGCGGGCGGCCGCGTCGACCTCCGCCGCGGTGACCCCGGGGTGCACCGCATCCACGGCGGCCTGCTGCGCCCGGACGAGAGTGGCGATCCGGTCCGCGGCTGCCGGATCGGGCGTTCCGACGACGTAGGTCCTCGTGCTGTCCGAGTTGTAGCCGCTCGGAACGGCACCCCCGATGTCGACGACCACCACATCGCCGTCCTCGATGACCCGGTCGGAGACCTCGTGGTGCGGGTCGGCCCCGTTGGGCCCCGACCCGACGATGACGAACTCGACGGTCCGATGCCCCTCCTCCACGATCGCCGCGGCGATGTCGGCGGCGACCTCCCGCTCGGTGCGGCCGGCGCGCAGCCAGCCGGGCACGCGGCGGTGCACGGCATCGATCGCCGCGCCGGCTCGGCGCAGCTCGGCGATCTCCTCGTCGTCCTTGGTCATCCGGCCCTCGCGGAGCACCGGCGTGGCGAGTTCGAGCCGGGCCTGCAGCCCTTCCCCGATCGGGACGACGTGCAGCGCGGGAAGCGCATCCGACACCCCGACGCGGGAGACGGGACCGGTCGCCGCGGCGACGAGGGCGTACGGATCGTCGCCGTCGACCCAATCGGCGACGGTCAGTCCGAGTTCTCCGACGGCCGTGCTGCGCACCTTGGCGAGCTCCATCCGCGGGACGATGACCGTCGCCGCGCCCTGCGGCGGCAGGACGAGGGCGGTCAGCCGCTCGATGGTGTCACCCTCGACACCGAGGAGGTACTGCAGGTCGGGGCCGGGACCGACGATGATCGCGTCGAGGCCAGCCTCCTTGGCGCGCTCCTGCGCGCGTGCGAGACGGCGGGCGTAGACGGCGGCGGAGAAGGGAAGGGTGCTCACAGGCACCACGCTAACGCGCGCGACCCCGCTGCGTCAGATCCACTTCGGGATCAGCTGATCGCCTGGCGGATGCGTCCGGCGAGGAACTCGAGGTCCTTCTCCGTGAGCGCGGTCACCGCGTACGCGGTCGGCCAGACGGTGCCGTCATCGAGGTTGGAGATCGGCTCGAACCCGAAGGTGCCGTAGCGGACCTTGAACTTGCTGGCCGGCTGGAAGAAGCACAGCACCTTCCCGTCGCGCCCCCACGCGGGCATACCGTAGTACGTGCGCGGCACGAGGTCCGGCGCCACCTCGGAGACCAGCGCGTGCAGCTTCTCCGCAAGGGCCCTGTCCTCATCGGTGAGCTTGGCGACGGCCTCCTTCAGGTCGGCCTCTCCGGCCGCGCGCAGCTCCTCCGGCGACTTCTTCGCTCGCGAGCGTCGCGTGCGGGCCTCCTTGGCGGCGGCCTGCATGGCCTCGCGCTCCTCGGCGGTGAAGTTCTTCTCGGTGTCAGCCATGATGTTCCTCTCGTGGGCCGGATGATGCTCCCAGCGTAGGGACGGCGCGTGATGTCGGGCTTCTCGATTCGTGATCGATCACCCCGATCGTCACGCGGCGAGGGACGGCCCGAGACCCGGATAAGGTGTGACGCATGGACCTGCGCGTCGCCGCATACGGGGTCGTCACCGATGAGGGTGGGCGCCTCCTGCTGGCGCGGTGGACGGAGGGCCGACGCGTGGCGTGGACGCTCCCGGGCGGCGGCCTGGAACCGGGCGAGGCGCCGGAGGATGCGGTGCGGCGGGAGCTCCGCGAGGAGACCGGGTACACGGTCCGGGTCGGGCAACTCCTCGGCATCCACTCCCGTGTCATCCCGGCCGGACGGCGCGTGCAGAAGTCGTCCGACCCCCTGCATACCCTGCGCATCGTTTATCGGGCCGAGGTCACCGGGGGGAAGCTGCGCTGGGAGACGGACGGCTCCACCGATCGCGCCGAGTGGTTCGCGCTCTCCGCTGTCGCCGGACTGCAGCGTGTACGGCTGGTGGACATCGCCCTGCGGATGGCCGGCCTGCTCTGAGGCTCCGGCGACGGTCAGCGCTCTTCGGGCACCGAGATGTCGGCGACGGTCGCCCCGTACGCCGCGATGAGGGCGTCGGCGTCGACGAAGAGGCTGTATCCGTGCGCGCCCGCGCCCATCGCGACCCGCTCGCCGACGATGGACGCGTCGGCGTAGACAGGCCAATCCGTGGTGCTGCCGATCGGGACGATGGTTCCGCGCTCGTAACCGGTCGCCGCGAGAGCGAGCTCGGGTTCGGGCAGGCGGAGTTTGTTCACTCCGACGACGGCCCGCAGCTTCGGCCAGGAGATGGACCGACCACCGGGGATGAGCGCGAACAGATAGGTGTCGTCCGAGCGCTTGACCACGAGGGTCTTCACGATGCCGGACGGCGGGATGCCGAGGATCTCGGCGGCTTCGACGAGGCTACGCGCCTGCGGCCGCTCGCGGATCTCGATGTCGAGTCCGCGGGCGGCCGCAGCATCCCTCACCCGCGCGTGCGGGTCGGGAGTGGTCACGCGTCGGGAGCCGACAGCGGGTCGTCGGCGACCCAGAGCTCGTCGTCGGCCCGCAGCGCCTGCCAGGCGGCGTACAGCACGCCGACGGCGGCCGCAGCACCCAGGACGATGGCGATGACGGATCCGAGACCGGGACCCTTCTTCTGCGAGACGGCCTTGCGGGCCTTGTACTCGACGCCGTGGCGCTTGGCGTTCGCGACGTCCCAGGCGGTCAGCGCCGTACCGACGACGCCGCCCACGATCGGAACGACCTTGTCGTCCACGACGTGCTTGCCGGCCTTGACCGAGCGGTCCACGACCGGGGCGACGCGGCGGTTGTAGGTGTCCTGGACCACCGGGACGATCTGCTCGCGATTGAAGTTGCCGAGCTGGCGACCCGCCTCACGAGCGACGTCGGCAGCGTGGCCGACGAGCACCTGCTGGTCTTCCCACAGCTGGTTCGCGTCCTTCTGAAGACGACGAAGCTGCTTCTTCCGCTTGCGGCTGAGGCTCACGATGCTCTCCTGTCCATTGGAGTACGGGTTCCCCATCTTGCCACGAGAGGCTGGATGCGGCGAGGGAATCGCCCGCCCCTTGCATCATCGGCTCCCGCGTTGTACATGCCCGGCTCGCTCACCGGAAGCTCTGCGAGAATGAACGCATGGTTCACGCTTCCCACGTCGCAACTCTGCACACCAACCACGGTGACATCGTCATCAACCTCTTCGGCGACCACGCCCCGAAGACGGTCAAGAACTTCGTCGGCCTCGCCGACGGCTCCCAGGAGTGGACGCACCCCGCCACCGGCAAGCCGGGCGAGGGTCCCCTCTACAAGGACGTCATCTTCCACCGCATCATCCCGAACTTCATGATCCAGGGCGGCGACCCGCTCGGCCAGGGCGTCGGCGGTCCGGGGTACAACTTCGACGACGAGATCAACAACGAGCTCAACTTCAACGAGCCCTACATCCTCGCGATGGCCAACGCGGGCCTCCGCCGCAACGCCATCACCGGCAAGGTCGAGGGCACCAACGGCTCGCAGTTCTTCATCACGACCGACCCGACCCCGTGGCTGCAGGGCAAGCACACGATCTTCGGGGAGGTCGCCGACGACGCATCGCGCAAGGTCGTCGACGCGATCTCCGCGGTCCCGACGGCGGCGGGCGACCGCCCGATCGAGCCCGTGGTGCTGCAGTCGATCGACATCGTCGCCGCCTGACGACAGCGACGGCCGATCCGGATGACGACGCCCGAGTTCACGAACAACCGTGAGAACTTCTGCTACCGGCATCCGGATCGGCAGTCCTTCGTGCTCTGCCAGCGGTGCCTGCGCACCATCTGCCCCGAGTGTCAGACGCCTGCCCCGGTCGGCGTCATCTGCCCGGAGTGCATGAACGCGGAGCGCAAGAACCGCACCCCCGCCCAGAAGAAGGCCGCGCGTCGGTGGCGTGGTGGTGGGGCCACGACCATGGGTGCCGTGCGCAGCGGCAAGCCCGTCGTCACGTACGTCCTGCTGGCGGTGACGTCGTTCATCGGCCTGGTGCAGCTGATCCCCGGGCTCAACGCCCCGATCATCCAGGCTCTCGGCTTCTACGCGCCGTTCCTCTACCCGAACCTCTCCCTCCTGCCGTTCGAGCCGTGGCGATTGCTGACCGTGCTGTTCGTGCATGGGGGCTTCGTGCATCTCGCGCTGAACATGCTCGCCCTGTGGATGCTCGGACAGAACCTCGAACCGATGCTCGGTCGTGTCCGCTATCTCGCGCTGTACCTCATCAGCGGTCTCGGCGGATCCGTCGCGGTGGCCGTCCTCGCTCCGGAGACGTGGACGGTCGGCGCCTCCGGGGCGATCTTCGGGCTCCTGGCGTCCCTCCTGATCATCGGACGCCACATCGGGGCCAACGTCACCGGCATCCTCGTGATCCTCGGCATCAACTTCGCCTTCGGGTTCTTCGCCGGTGGCATCTCCTGGCAGGCGCACCTCGGCGGCGCGATCACGGGCGCGCTCGTCGCCCTCATCTACGTCCGCACGAAGCGCCGTGACCAGCGGACCTGGCAGGTCGTGTCGCTCGCCGCCCTGGTGGTTCTGTTGATCGTCGTGGTCGCCGTGGTGCCGCCCCTCATCCTTTTGGCCTGATCCTGAGTTGTTAACAGGGTTGTTAACCCCTGTGAATAACATCGGTGTAATTCTCCCCAGTGTGGGGATAACCTGTGGATAACTCGACGCCTGCCGCACAGACGAAAGGAACCCCCCGCCGAAGAGGCGAGGGGTTCCTTTCGTTCTGAGCGGTCAGCGCCAGCGAGTGGTCATGAGGAATCCGATGAGGGCGATGCCCAGACCGATGGCCAGATTCCAGTTGTCGAGGCCGGGGATGGGGAACTGCATGCCCGAGATGTAGAAGACGAGGATCCAGGCGAGGCCGAGGAGCATGAAGCCGATCATCACCGGCTTGAACCAGACGGCGTTGGGAGCGGCGTCGCCCTCGGCGCGCTCGACGGCGGGTTCTTCGGTCTTGCGGTCACGTGCCATGCCGTCATTGTACCCGGGAGACCTCGGCGCCGACGAGACGTGAGGACGTCGATCGGCGGCGCCCCGACTCCTGCTGCACAGGTCGGGCGGATATGATCACGCCCATGACTGCATCTGTCGTGCCTGGGGGGCGGCGCGAGCGGCGGCAGCGACCCCGGTCGCGCGCCACGTTCGCGAGTGTGCTCGGCGAACTCCTCCTGACCGCCGGCGTCGTCGTGCTCCTCTTCGTCGCCTGGCAGATGTGGATCGGCGACATCATCATCGCGGCCCAGAAGAACGAGGAGGGGGCCGCGATCTCGCAGCAGCTCGCCGCGGGGGAGGCACCGGAACTGCCGCCGCTGGTCGAGACGGACGACGGTGAGACGGTCTACGAGGCGCCCGTCCCGGCGGCACCGGCCGACGGGGAGTGGTTCGGACAGATGCACATCCCTCGGTTCGGCGCCGACTACAACTTCGGCATCTACGGCGGCACGAGTCGCGCGCGCACCCTCGATCAGAAGGGCATCGGCGTCTACACGCAGTCGAAGATGCCTGGAGAGGTCGGCAACTTCTCGCTCGCCGGCCACCGCACGACCTGGGGCAAGCCGTTCAACCAGCTCGACAAGCTGCACGTCGGCGACGCGATCGTCGTGGAGACCCCTGACGGCTGGTACACCTATCGGTTCCGCACGCTGGAGTACGTGAAGCCGACGCAGACCGACGTGCTCGCCGATGTGCCGCAGATGCCGGAGCAGCAGACGGGGGAGCAGTACATCACCCTGACGGCCTGCTCACCGCTGTACTCGCTCGCCGAGCGCATCGTCGCGTACGGGGTGTTCGAGAGCTTCCAGCCGCGAGCCGAGGGACCCCCGTCCGCTCTGACCGACCCGCCGCCCCCGCCGGCCGCACCGTCCGTGTGACCCGCCTCCAGGAGAGAGAAGACCCATGTACGCCGCACTCTGGCGCCTGCTGCCCGGTCCCTGGTGGCTGCGCGTCCTCATCCTGCTCGTGGTGATCGCCGCGGTGCTCTACGCGCTGTTCTGGTACGTGTTCCCCTGGGTCAGCCCCCTCATCTCCCCCGGCGAGGTC includes:
- a CDS encoding rhomboid family intramembrane serine protease, whose translation is MTTPEFTNNRENFCYRHPDRQSFVLCQRCLRTICPECQTPAPVGVICPECMNAERKNRTPAQKKAARRWRGGGATTMGAVRSGKPVVTYVLLAVTSFIGLVQLIPGLNAPIIQALGFYAPFLYPNLSLLPFEPWRLLTVLFVHGGFVHLALNMLALWMLGQNLEPMLGRVRYLALYLISGLGGSVAVAVLAPETWTVGASGAIFGLLASLLIIGRHIGANVTGILVILGINFAFGFFAGGISWQAHLGGAITGALVALIYVRTKRRDQRTWQVVSLAALVVLLIVVVAVVPPLILLA
- a CDS encoding cell division protein CrgA, whose amino-acid sequence is MARDRKTEEPAVERAEGDAAPNAVWFKPVMIGFMLLGLAWILVFYISGMQFPIPGLDNWNLAIGLGIALIGFLMTTRWR
- a CDS encoding class E sortase; this translates as MTASVVPGGRRERRQRPRSRATFASVLGELLLTAGVVVLLFVAWQMWIGDIIIAAQKNEEGAAISQQLAAGEAPELPPLVETDDGETVYEAPVPAAPADGEWFGQMHIPRFGADYNFGIYGGTSRARTLDQKGIGVYTQSKMPGEVGNFSLAGHRTTWGKPFNQLDKLHVGDAIVVETPDGWYTYRFRTLEYVKPTQTDVLADVPQMPEQQTGEQYITLTACSPLYSLAERIVAYGVFESFQPRAEGPPSALTDPPPPPAAPSV
- a CDS encoding membrane protein is translated as MYAALWRLLPGPWWLRVLILLVVIAAVLYALFWYVFPWVSPLISPGEVDVE